The genomic window gagctgtagcccctggcctacaccacagccacagcaatgcgggatctgagctgtgtctgcgacctacaccacagctcatggcaacaccagatccttaacccactgagtgaggccagggatcaaacccacaacctcatggttcctagtcggatccattaactgctgagccacgacgggaacttattttttttttcttcccctaaatCGGACCTGAGAGAATACCCAGATGGTCTTGAAGGTCCTGTTAAGAAGTattggatggggagttcccatcatggtgtagtgggaacgaatccgattaggagccatgaggttgtgggtttgaaccatagccttgctcagtgggttaaggatctggtgttgctgtggctgtggcagaggctggcagctgtagctctgattagacccctagctatgggtgcagccctaaaaagtgaaaaaaaaaaaaaaaaaaagaaaaagaaaaaaagaaatattggatGGAGGAGTAATAGAGGGACAGTAGTCAAAGTTGGAATTATATTTTGTGGACCTACTTACAGGATTAACCCGAGTACATATTTACCTTCTTTCTGGTTAGGAATTCAAAAGCTCAGTTGTTACGTTCCTAGAATCACCAGTTCTTGTCACATGCGCAGTATGGTCACTGACTCATGGCGGAGGCAGGCAGTGGTAGTCAGGTCAGTCACAGAGGGAGGACAAACTGTTCTGGAAAGGTTTATCTCTTTCTTCTACTTGTTATGTAAGATGTGAtttccccaaaaaaacaaaatgctaaatTAAAGTTAGGGTCCCAACCCACAGAAACCTATTTTAACCTACATTGTTGCCGACTATATTCCGTTTGATTTAATTCAAATTAACAAGGTAgggttgtttcagttttttttcctgcCGGAAAGGGGGAAGTAGGCTTTGAGAATGACCCAAATGGTGCAATTGAGAGttttcactgagcaaggcagagtGTGCATGTGTGCTGGGGGGAGAGTGGAGTGGATAGATGAATGCAGTGTGGCTCCTGCCCTTAAAAGGCTCACCCTGTAGTTGGAGAGACAGATACATACTCAAGCAACACGCACAGTGTTAATGGTGGAGGCAGTGTCAGACCAGAGAACAATAGAAGTGTTCTTCTGAGTGGGAAAATCTAAAAGATTGTGGAAGATGTGTCAGCTACCCCTTGAAGGATGGTAGGGCATTAAGCAGCAGAGGGGCAGAGATAGGGTGGGTGTCTGTGGCAGAGAACATTGTTGGGATAGAGGCTCAGGGTGGGCAGTCACATGGCTCAGTCAGGAAGCAGCCAGGAAGCTGCTGTAGAGCATGGGAGGTGGGATGGAAAGAGCACAGTGACAGGTGGTCCTTTGTGAGTTGGTCTTATGATCTAATCACTTGCGTAGAAGGTAATTGCCCAgagttttcattttgtattaCATGCAGGTAATTTTCAAAAGCCTAATTCTTTTAAACAAAGGTGGTCTTGTCTCAGACTGGAGTTgtcttacatttttaattaccatgaaaaaataaggaagtgattaattgcaaaatatttgttatatttaattttctagggGCAGATTTGGCAAAGAGCAGCACAAGAGATGTTTTAATAGCTTTATGTCCTTCTGTAACTCTGTACGTTATTATGGATGAAGCATGCCAAAGCCTCATTCTGTCATCGAGAATACCAAGTCTGTAGGCTCTCACATGGGGTGAGGAggagaaataaagggagaaataaagaaaggctCTCTAACAAGGGCCAGGCCCAAGAGTAACTTGCCAAAGACTAAGGAGATCTAGTATCAGTGCCCGGTTATTTGTGTGAGTATCTGGACAGCATCACACAGACTTTTTTTGGGAGGTGTCCTGTAGGCAGTAAGAAGTCAAAGACATCGTATCTCTGACTCAGTGGTGTTCACATGCTTTTATATTACTGGGACAAGAGGCTACATGAAATTCAATCCTTTATTGAGATATTTGGTTGAACCAAGCATTTGTCCACATCTCCATCTTCAGTTTAATGTTTCCAGTGAGGAACTAAAACATAGAACACTCATGGATAGAGTCCATCGAATTCCTGAAATTCATTTTGTAAGTCACTAATAGGTaacaatgtatatacatattaaataaattataaaatacgtGGTGAGCTACTTTAAGAAATTGCTTTTGAAATATGACAAAGTAATTATTGTTGTCTACATGTTTCTCATTTTGCTTGTTCGACATTATGCTCTTAAAGATGGACACCACTGTAACCTAACGTTGAGTTACATACTAGTAGTAGTTTAACTAGGGAAATGTCTCATCTTACTCTTCAGGAGACTGGCTCTGGTCCTGATGGGGGACCTTTCTGTCTTGCATCTATCTGAGTGAAGAGAAAAACAGTATTGAGTGTTTGATCTGTTTATACATTTCTGCCCCCTTACTCTCATTTATAAGGAGACAGCTTTTCAATtgtaaatttttgagaaaatgacaaataatgTAGCTTTGTTaccaacaatagaaaaaaaaatacgaaGCCACTCATAACACTTAATATTTGGCTAGCAGTAAGGGGTGGCATGATAAATTTATGGTAGCTCACTAAAATGGCATATTCCACAATTGTTAAGTGATAATTAGGAACACTGTagagaaatatgaaaacataGTTAGGATAtaactaaaagagaaaagaaaaaaaagcatgattaTAATATGTAAGGTGCATATGTAGGGGAGGCCTGGAATgtactaaaatggaaaaatagtagTTCTGTTAGGATAATAGAACTGTGAATTTTCAAAAACACTTTCTTTAATGTTATAATAGTAAAGCAGCAAATTCACTGAATAAATGATGCTGTGGATGCAGGGGGGAGAGATATTCATAAATAACTAGAGGTTggatattgaaaaagaagaaaacctttaAAAGACAGAATCCTCCTTCTCTACATTTGCCAGCTTCATGGATATTAAGATCCACACTATTGAAAACATTCTCAAAGGTACTGGTTAGTAGGGTTTGGAAGTGAGCCTGGACTTAACTGTATCTGGATTTTGTTTGCCATGATTGCACTGGAAACTAAATCTTGAAACAGTTGTCTAAATATGCTTCAGCTTGGCTATCTTGGCTGAATTCACACTTTAGGATCAAGAaacagttgggaaaaaaaaaaacccatatgcAATATAAATAGGAATATAGAGCAAGAGAAATTCAgtagatttcaaaaataaaatgcctatttaaaatcaagttaaaatgactATTTGaattaatagcaaaaaataaaataaaaataaataaccaatgcTGACTTAAATTTCTGTCTGAAAGCTCTTCAAGTATACCAGGAACAACCCTCGTGTCGTTTATGTTAATGTTAACACTTTGCTAACAATGTTAATTGGAATGAACTGCTTTCCTCTAAAAGGCTCAgacccctttctctcctcttccacctCTGTTCAAAAGAATGACAGTTTTACCCTGAATAGTACTTAAGAAGTGTTGAGGTGGGGCAGTAGGATACCTAGCTTCATGTTAGGCAGAGATTGCTTAATATATAAGATATTAagaaaaattcacacacacagtcacacatttTATACTTTGTGATCAGAGTTAAGCCTCCTAGCTTAACACTTGCACACTATTATTTTGGCACTGCAGAAAATTCCCTCAGAGTCATCCTTAGATACTTTAAGGATCTTCAGTAGATAGATGGAGGAAGAAACTTTAAGTTTCTTCTGAAATTGAACTTGAAAATAGGATAAAATACCTTATCTCTCTAAACTATTAGTTGACTTGGGTTTGgaaattagagagagagagagagagagagagagagagtgtgtgtgtgtgtgtgtgtgtgtgtgtgtgtctgtctgtctgtgtgtctgtgtatggtGTCAAGGAGTTTGAGctgaagaaatcagaaaacaaCTTTTCCAAACCCCAAACCATACCTGATACTATAAACATCTCTTTTCAGACCCTGTGTAGAATTTGCTGAGTCTATGTGAACATCTTTCTCTGTTGTCTTATCATCTCCTCACCTCTAAAGATGTCCACAAATGGCAAACAGattagagaaaatttttattcCTAAGAGTTATCCAGTAATATTTACCTTCATAGAAACATGATTTCCATCTTTCAAAATGCTTTACAATTATTAAGAGGTATTGTGATTTTAGTCAACTATCTCCCCTCCATTCCAAATCCAAAGTAAATTACATTTAATGCAAGAGTATGTGTTCAGTTATTTGGGGAAATACTAACATtgtaaattttttccttaaaaatattttaccctTTACATCTTCATTTTATTCCAAGAAgtgtattttgttaaataaatgatatcTGGTAATAAAACAAATCTGCTTTCATACTTCTACAAAATTCTTTTGAATAGCAAAAAGAATTCAATCCATTGTTGCATAATTGTTATAATGAATTGCATAACTTTGACATGTGTTTTGCTGTAATTCATTTCATGGCAATATGCAAAGTGCCTTTGACACGATGccagaaaatattcaaactggGAATGAATGATAGAAATAATCTAGTGTAAGTCAGTCCCTCTTCTCCCATTTCATGGACTGAGGTGCAAGAAGATAAAATTTGCCTGaatcacacattttattttccaacatttaagccttactaaaaaaaattacatactttCAGTGTTGAATTTTATTGGAAGATTATGATTTTTAAGGGCACGATTCTTAAGACAGAATAATTGCTACACTTAAGGAATTGCAGAATTGGACCTGAAATACATAAAAGAGGTATGCCCAAAATTTTTGTCCTCAATTCCCCTTTTGGGAGAAAGTGACTGAAACTGTATGATCATGAGAAATAAATCATTCTTTGAAGGATACAAACTAATCCTGATCTTTAAGATGAAATATATGATCATTTCTATCTATAATTCAGTATTTCTCTTCAATAGCTGTCAAATGGTATTTTGGTTGATTGCCAGTTGAGCAAATGAAATAGGAAATACAGTTTAggattttattatgattttttttccttgaaagcaaaaaattaaataaaacaggcTTTTGTCATATAATGTTCACTGATCAGGTGAACTTAATAAAAACTGGGCTTTAGTTAAATCTAGTGGATTAACGCTATTTCATTGGCATTTACAGTCTTTGGAAGTGTTcaacaaatatgtaaataatgaCATTTCCAGAAATCGAACCATtgcatttcatataaattctgCATAAAGTTCAAAACTAGTGGTATTGATGTCATAGTCTTCagattttaaaaggcatataGGAATAGTAATTACATCTCCCAGGAATATTAAAGACAcgtgtatacatatgtaaaatcCATTTTGACTCTAATCTATGAAAATTATCATACATCAATTCATATTGCACCTGATGAGGAAATTATACATGAAAGATAGTAAATGCTAAAAAACACTTCAGATAAAGACCCAATAAGTCAATTTAAATGAAGAGTTTAAGACATAGCCATCTAAAAATGTTAGTTTTTCACACAACCGGTCATATTTACTTCACTTTACCTAAAATCCCTGATCTTGTCTGAAGATAATACCATAAAACTACATAATTCAACTGCCTTTAACTCCCCTTTCTCCTGTAACCATCACACCTTCAGAAGGGTGTAGGTATTCTATCTTAatctatcttaattttttttctttcagcaaataCTGAGCATGCAAAGCTTTCACCAGACAAGATCATTTCATATAATGAAACattgaattgttttttctttcaatttcttcagACCGAAAGCAGCTCAGTTTCCCTATGAATAGTCCACATATCATTTCATGCCTGGTATCTGCAGCCCACTCTAGATTTATCTTGCTTTCAGCAGGTACTGGCTGGGTAGCACTTTTGGGGTTATTTTACAGAACATCGAACATGGTTTAAATTGTTAAAAAGCAATTTGAACTGTTTGCTTTTCGACCCATTGCCTCTTTCAGTGTCCTTAACCCTTATCACCCTTCCCTAAAATGTCCCCAACGTGCCTAATTTACATGGCTCTCAGGCACCGGAGATTTGCACACCCATCACATTACCAGGTTAGTTTCTAACAGTGTGAAGGCTGCTGGAGCAGGGCAGTTTCCTTCCAATGGGAGCTGCGTGTAGTCATGTATCTGTCAACACAGCAACCCTCTTATGCAAAGCTTAGACTATTGTCTCGTGATCCCACCTGCCTTGGCTCTGATTGATATAACAACAGTATCTGTCATAGGGGCTGTTCTGCTTGTAGGAGCAAACAATGATACTGTCCTGGGGCACAAAGAAGATGCTGTCCTCGGGCTCAGGGCACTCAGACTTGTCCCAGGCTGAGCACTTGACATCCAAGGCACTGTAGGTGATGGAACTGCCTGAGGGACAGTAGCCATCCAGGTATCTGGATGTCTCCTCTTGATGCCTGCTCTGGACAGGGCTCTGACATTCTCCTTCCTTCATGGGTGTGGGGGTGGTGATGGAGCTGGCCCCAGGCACCTCGCCCTGCCCTTGGAGGGGAGGCTTCCCCCTGAGGCCCGCCTTCTTCGCCAGCTCATCTGAACTTCCCTTGCCTGACTCCAGGTCTGAAGGGGTCCTCAGCAGTTCCACCACCTCCTTGTCCTTGGGTTTCCGGAAACAGGGCAACTTGCGGACCCATAGCAGCTCATTCTCCGGCCACTTGGTGCATCCCTCAGTTTTCCTGGCCAGGGCAATGGCCGCGATGCCTGGTAGGCAGATGGCTGGCCCTATGGCCAGGAGGGGGATGTTTCCCAGAGTCTCTCCTTTCATCCCAGAAACCGTGAACATGAAGCCAAAGACCAGGAAGACACTGACCAGGGCCACCACCAGACCAGTCCTTGGGTTAATGTCATCAGGCCGCATCTTTCACTCCATTCAGGTTGGGGGCTGCCTGCTGGCCAGGGAGCAACGTTCTTCTCTACTGTCAGAGGCAAAACTGCActgtgttaaaaaaacaaaacaaaacaaaaaacccaagtcaGTTTCCCACCCCAACTGTCTCTCTTACTCCTTGCCTCTGCCACTCTATCTGTATGTCAGTCTtgatctctgtctctgtttcccccTCTTTCACTGTCTCTTTCTTCCTAGCGCACCCCTGCCTCTCTCTCATACAGGCATCCACCGACTGGGGTCACTGAGGTACCTGAGGTTTCTTGTCGTCTCCCAGGAGcagggaaagaagccagtctgagtCTCCTTAAAAACCTCCACAGCAGCTGTCCCCTCGGCTCTCTCCCTTGTTTCTGGAAGGAAAGCCTGCCTTTTCCCACCGATTCTGCATCCAGGAGGTGGGACGTGGGAGCCTGTCTTTCCCAACTGTGCCTGTCGGTCTCCAGGGCTTTGGGAGCGGAGCAGTGTGCAGCCCAGCGCTCAGCTCTGCGCGCAGAGCGCGGGAGCTGAAGGGAGGAAGGACTTAATCTAGGAAAGAGGGAAAGCGGCTCGCGAGCCTGGCCTCGTTACATCACTTTCAGAGCAAGCTCAGAAACAAAGACGGACGCGCGGGGGCGCGAGGTGGTTAGACCCTGAGGAGAGGCCACCCGGGCAGAAGAGGCTGCTCAGGGTCCAGTCGAGATACTTGGAGCAGCCCGAGTTCTTCCCGCCTCTGCGCGGGATGGCTGAGCTGGGCGGCGGGACCCGCTTCCGCGCCCGAGGAGGGTCCGGGGTGCAAGGCTACCGCGGGCCGGAGAGCTTAAGTCGGGCCAGTTTTCCCACGGGGCAGCCTGGGCTTGGAGTCCATGGTCTGAGGGCAAGAGCTGCCAGCTGAAGATGTCCCTCGGGGACTTGGATCCTTCTCTAGTTACAGATCTGGATGAACGGATCCAACCTATAGCAGTTCACAGAAGGTTCCCGACCGCCCTGAACGTCGAGGCTCTCAGGGCTCGGAGGGCATGCTCCTCCAGGGTCCCGCTGCCCGCGGCAGTTCTGGTTTGGGGCGCTGGGTGGCAGTGGCGCGCAAAAGCGCTCTAGCAGCAGGGCAGGCTGCGTTGCCAGAGCACACCGAACTAGCGCCCAGGCTGAGTTAGTGGGCAGGGGGGTGCCAGGTCCTGCTTGAGCCCTGGTCTTACAGCTCTGGATCCTAGAGGGGGGTGGACTTAAAGCCTGGATCCCGCTCCAACACGATTGTGGTGCCAGCCTCGCCGGCTGGGTCAAGGAAAAAAGGGTCTCTAGCCCAGGCTCCCCATTCCTGCATTTCTAATACACAGGTAGTGAGGAGAAGGCAGGGCCTTAACTGGGCGAGTCAGGACAAGTAGCCCGAGATGCAGGTCTAGCTTTGTGCGATTCTCTCCTTTGCTGAACCTGGAATCCTAACTCCTGAGCTTCCTCCCCAACCTCAGCAGGGGCTAGACTGGGGCTTACCCTAGCCCCAGGGGCAAGACTGGCTTTGGCCATGGTTCTTCAACTTTTGGGGAATTAATGAACTGGGTGTGGAGAGGTGGAAGTGGGGGATGAGGGGCGTGAGAGGGAGGAAACTACATTCTTTCAGGTAGGGCCCTGCCTTGGTGGAAAGAATTTTGACATCCAGACCTTTCCCACCTAAATTAGGTTTGTGTTCATTATTGGGAAAGTGACTTAAGCTGTCTGAGAATCAGTTgaaccatctgtaaaatgagactaTTAGCTATCAAATATGTGAAGTAACAAACATTACGAGgactaaataaatgtaaaattcctAGCACAATACTTGGTACAGggttcttgttaaaaaaaaaaaggatgaaatatatatttgcatagtATACGATAGTCAATGTAAGGCATGAGCCAAATCACAAAGAGCCTGTCTGTGGGGCTAGGGACTTTTGACTTTATCCAACAAGTACTGAAGAATTGTGGAAGCATTTTAAGCGGGAATCAACACAAAAGCATTCCCTGGTGACAGCAGATTAGAAGACAGGTTGGCAAGTCTCTATAGGACGACAGTTCAGTAAGTCAGGCAAGGCATCACATGGGTCTCAATGATGCGGGGCTAGTAGGGTGGTAAGAAGAAAGTGAATTTGAAGGATGTTTAAGGGTAGAATAAAGTGTTTTGGATCAAAGGAAGTGAGATGGCAGTAGAAGTCAAGCTTGACTCCCAAGTTTCCCACTCTTTCTGCTGAGTAGATCAGGAATAAGACTCAGTTTTTCCACTCCAGCCTCTATTGTGTGTGTCCCTGGTACTCAGGCTCATTAGGTAGCTGCTGTACCTTTGGACATAGAACCATTAttttggaaagaaggaagaaagtggGAAAGGCAAGGAGCAAAAGTGAGATGCCAGCTGTTTGATTATTTGTCCCAGGAAAATAATTCTTTTCCTGGCAGCCCCACTCAGTAGATAGACATCTACTTATATCTAATGGGCCAGAAGGAGGTCATAGAGGTTACCTCTAGGTGCAAAGGAGCCTGGGAAATCAaggttttgtttggggggggtgTGCTTTTTTGGACCAGATTGctactctgaagaaaaaaaaaaaatcagggttttTGCTagcaaggaaaaagagaagaatgaacaTTGGAGAAGTAACCAGCAACATGTGTCACAACAATTGATCATGCTTACCTTTGTGAAGCTCTCTCTTTCCCGGCCTTCACTAAAGCCTTTCTGTTCTCCTCTGTCCCTGGCCACTCATTTGCAGTCTACTTGATAAACTCCTCTTTGTtctattaacttttattttagcaAAGCCCTTCAGTGTTGATATTCAGCTAGCTATACTGATGACttctatatttatctttttagccTTATCCTTCTCCCTCAATTTGATTTATAACATCTAATTGTCTGCTTGATATCTGTCTGTATAGCATACAGACACCTCAAACTCAACACAACCTAAACTGAGCTCATCAAATTTTCTTAACACTTACTCTTTCTCATTTGACCCCCTCATTCTTCCTATTTGTCCAGCTGAGAAACTGGGATTGTCCTGTTCATTTATTCTCTGACAACTTACATCAAGCATGTCACTCAGATCATTATAATCTTTCCTGCTAAAttcctttatcttcttttcttctaCCTGTGACTTCAGGCAAATCACTACCTTCCTGGGTTTCAGTTTCCTGTGAAACAGAGGCTTTGGATGGGGAGCTAGCTGAGGTTCATTTCAGCTCTGCTATTCTGTGGTTCTCTGACAGTCGCTTCTGCAGGATTGAACTGTCGTTAGTGTTGTGCAGGTGCTCCAGCTATAGTGCTGGAAACCTAGTTGGAGCCTAAAGAAGCAACATTCCTGAACAGAGACCTCCTCTCACTCATACAAGCATCTAATTCCAATTGACTTTTAAGCCATGCAGTTCATTTACTTAGGTGTTAGATAAGGCGCATATATAAAACAGCAGGAAACTTCAATTACTGTTTAATTATAAGCCTCATTATCAAAGCAGTTCCTTCTTAGAGGTAATAAGATGGTCTTTGAACAGCAGTATACTTTCCAAAATCAGTAGCAGAAGTGGTGGGGGTGGAAGACATCACTCAGGGTCACAATATTCAGAAACAGAAAAGGCATTCTCAGTATTTAATTTCTTGCCTGAACAGGCTGATTTTACTAGGATTTTAAAACCTTAAGCAGTTCTTATAATGCTGTAAGCATATTCAGCCATGTACAAAGGCTTTTcactggaagaaaaaggaaattcaggTTGGAACGAGGCTTCGGTATGTGGGTGTTTGAGAAGGAAATGCCAAaccttttatttctgaaattataGAAATCATGGGATGCTAGCATTCGAGGATACATTATAGAATAACTACTCTAACTTCCCTAATCATACAGATGAAACTCAGAAGGGTTGCAATCATGCACTACTACTTGAGCATTATGTGCTTGGCACTGTGCTCGGTACTGGGGATACAGCTCAGTAAGACATGGTCACTCACATTCACAGATCAAGGTGTGTGTATTAGTTAGTTTAGGATAGATTGTACTGTGGCAGCAAAAGACTTCCAGATCTCAAAGGCTGTATGCTCATCCTGCTTGGCTATCATAGGTCAGCTGCAGCCCTGGTCCATGTTGTCTTCACCCTGGGATTTCAGACTCCAGGGCAGCTTTCAGTTGGGACATTGCCAGTCCATTGAATCCAGGCACCAGAAGCCCTGCACTGAGCCTTCACTTCAGCAGCTTCTCTCTGCTGACCCCACCTGTGCCCCTCCCTCTATGTCAAAGAATCTACCAAAGTAATACCTCACCTGGAGACCTTACCCCCCCTTTCTAGGCCATGTGATGGTACCTGGTACCCTAAAATTCCCTGCCCAAACAGCCCCATACCTGCTTCTGGGGTTTGTGCACAGCTCTTTGCTTAGTCTGTCCACCCAGGGTTGATTGTACTGCCGGTGTGGACACCCCTAGGCCTGTGTGATGGCCAAGGGGCCACTATGTTTTTGAGTACAGATAAGACTCAGACGTGTAGGATGGACTGTTAAACTGTCCATGTTAGCCTCTTCATGATTTATAACAGagccagaggaaggaagagaaggacagCATTTATTTTACTCTTATATGTGGAGTCTCACCCATATTAGAGACAGGCCTGGTTGGAGGgtctggagaaaggaaggaatagtctcaactcctattttaaaatgctgtgtCTAGCTCTAGTGTAGAAAATAGGCTTAAGGTGGGTCAAGGGCAGAAGCAGAGAGACCAGTTGGGATTCTATTGCAACTCACCAGGTGAGAGATGATTGTGGCTTATAGATGTAGCTAGAAGTGGTCAgattctaatatattttaatgtaaagcTGACACTATTTGCTAACATATTTGGGATGTGAAGAACATTGTGTAATCAAGTATAATTCCAAGATTTGGGATTTGCGGTGGGAAATCAGGAACTTGGTTTTGGAAGTATTCACTTGATCCATTAAAGATGGTGATAGTGTGCAAGTCTGGTGTGTGGGAGAAATCTGGGATGAAGATATAAATTTGGGAGCTGTAGGGTTATAGTTAGCATTTAAAGCCACGGGACTAATGAGATCACTTAGGAAGCAGTCACCAGTAGGTTAAAGAAGTTTGAGTACTAAGGAACATCAACATTTTGAGGCCGGGGAGGATCAGGaggaacaagcaaaaaaaaactgtgaaggAGTGGTGGCCAGCGAGGTAAGAAAAATATGTCCAAGGAGCcaaaagaagaaatcattttaGGGAGAGCATAGTGATTGCATCAATTGTGTTGATAAGTCAGGtatgaaaaggatgaaaaagtgACCACTGGACTTATGAGCAACATGGA from Phacochoerus africanus isolate WHEZ1 chromosome 12, ROS_Pafr_v1, whole genome shotgun sequence includes these protein-coding regions:
- the TMEM215 gene encoding transmembrane protein 215; the encoded protein is MRPDDINPRTGLVVALVSVFLVFGFMFTVSGMKGETLGNIPLLAIGPAICLPGIAAIALARKTEGCTKWPENELLWVRKLPCFRKPKDKEVVELLRTPSDLESGKGSSDELAKKAGLRGKPPLQGQGEVPGASSITTPTPMKEGECQSPVQSRHQEETSRYLDGYCPSGSSITYSALDVKCSAWDKSECPEPEDSIFFVPQDSIIVCSYKQNSPYDRYCCYINQSQGRWDHETIV